The region GTTTGACATCTATGAAGTTTGCTGGAATATAGCACCTTCTGATCCTTACATTAGACAAGTTTTGTAGATCTTGTAGCCAAGATTCCCACTGTGTCTTGAGCTCCTCTGAGAGTGGTTCATCCCAACCGGCCTTGTCTCGACACAGTTGTTGCAATATCTGCTTTCCTAGGAGAATGACTGGGGCTACGAACCCCAATGGGTCGTAGATGGAAGCTACTGTTGATAGCACTCCTCTTCTGGTCAACGGGTGTTCCTTGACTGTAACTCTGAGCTGAAAGTCATCAGAGGACACGCACCATTGCACTCCGAGAGCTCTTTCCATGAGTGGCTCTCCCAAAGCCATATCAAGGTTTTTGACACTTTCAGCGCACTCTTCCTTTGGTATTGATTTCAATACATGCTTGCTGTTGGAGACGAACTTATGTAGTCTTAGCTTGCCTGTGCTGCAAAGACCTCTTGCTTCCTTGATGAGTTGAATTGCCTCAGCATCAGACGTTACACTCACCAGTCCATCGTCAACATAAAAATTCCTTTGGATGAATTTAACAGCGTTTTGGTTAAATTGATCCCTACCTTTAGCGGCTAGATGTTTGAGACCAAAATTGGCACAGCCGGGTGAGGAGGCTGTCCCAAACAGATGGACTTTCATCCGGAAAGTTGATGGCGGAGACATCAGGTCACCATTCTCCCACCATAAGAACCTCAGGTAGTCTTGGTCTTCCGGTCTTACATGGAACTGATGGAACATTCGCTCCACATCACACATAATAGCAATTGGGCCCTTGCGAAACTTGCAGAGAACTCCCACCAAGGTATTTGTGAGCTCTGGCCCAGTAAGAAGGTGGTCATTCAATGACGTGTCTTGGAATCTTGCTGAGCAATCGAAGACGACGCGTATCTTCCCAGGCTTTTGAGGGTGGTATACCCCGTGGTGGGGAATATACCAGGCTGGATGATTGTTGAGTTCCTTTTCAGGAACCTTCTCAGCATCACCACGAGCAATGATATCTTTCATGGAGTTCATATAGTCTGAGCAGTATTTCTGGTCTCTCTTGAGCCTTCGTTCCAAGCCTCTTAGACGCTGAACAGAACATGACTTATTATTGGGTAGATTTGGTCTGTCTTGTTTGAAAGGTAAGGGCATTTCATAATGTCcatcttgtttgtgtttgatttcaTCTCTCAGCTTAGTCAAGAAGTGGAGATCTTCCTGAGAGACGGTTGCATCTTCTTCAACTCTTTCACTGAAATCAGATTCTAGTACCTTAATTACATCATTTGGACTGATCATTTCCTTGATCTGAGTATTGCAAACATAGTGAACTTCACCTTTTGAGCTTGATTGTTGGTTTGGGTTCAGGTGTCACTTTCCTTACAATGATGCGGTGACTTACTCCAATTGCATCACTGTAGTGCTCTTGTGGGTCACCATAACTCACTATGCTCCAACCTAGATCAGTTCTCTGAGCAAAGGGTTCGTTTTCTTCTCCACATAAGACTTCTCTGGGCATTAGCGCTTGTGGGCAATTGAATCCGATTAGCAGACCAATTTCACATTCCTTTGGCGGTGCAATGTGTTCTGCAAGATGCTCCAAATGAGGCCATGCTTTAGCGGTCTCTGAAGTTGGAATGTGTGTCCGATTGGTAGGGATAAATTCACGAGTGTACGTTGTTGGCACTGTGATCTTCTTAGAGGAGAATAGACCTCTTATTTGTAGGTATTTGAGTTTTTTACAGGGTACAATTGTCCTTTTTGACGACATTGTAGATAGTTTCAGCTTCACTTGTTCCGTGTTCGTATCTAGAATGTTTGCTACTTCCTCAAGAATGAAGGAAGAATCACTTTGTGAATCTAGCAGAGCATAGACAAGAACTTCCTTACTTGAATCACTTTGCGTTGACACATAGACAGGTACTATCGCTGAAGTCTGTGTAGTATTGCCATCTTGCACAACTCTGTTGGATGTGGTTTCCTTGATAACCTATTGTGTTGACAGTAGCTTTCTTTCCTTGCCATAACTTATGTCTTTAGATGTTTTCCCTTTTGGTTCTTGTTTTGAGCGATCTTCGTGTAGGCATGTGGGATGACGTTTTGAGCAGGTGTCACAGACCATCCGGCTACTGCAGCTCTTGGATTGATGGCCAGGACTTAAACATCCGAAGCACAGTCTTTCATTCTGAATGAACTTGACTCGTTCGGCGACTGTCCTTTCAATGAATTTGAAGCACTTGTGTAAACTGTGTCCTAATTTCTTACATAACACACATGTGACTATGTTTCTCTCACTGATGTTAGTTGTGAAGATCTTGGCACCTACAGTTTGGTTCTTGATCTTTGCTTTATCAGGTTCACTTTGTCGTAATGCGTTGTAGGATGTTATAGGGTTGCACGCAATACTAGCTTCCATCGACAGGAATGTCACAAAATAGTTAAAGCTTGGgaaccttctgtgttccagttggTATTGTGTGGCCCTTCGGTTCCATCTGCTACTTAACCAGTCGGGTAGTTTGGCAGCTAGTTTTTGATTCTCAATATCATCATTAAGAACCTTTAGACTCTCATTGTGAGCAATAGCGAATTCACAACTACGTAGAAAGTCCACACATTTTCTTAAGTCTGCACTCTCCTTAGGAGCTAGTTTTGGCCAAGCATGTAATTTGTCTCGGAAGGCCTTGGCAGTCACAAACGGCTCACCATAACGTTCCTTGAGCAGGTCCCATGCTGCATGATATGAATCTTCTGAATCGATCAGAAAATAACCTTCTACTGCTTCTTTAGCTGCTCCTCCCACATATTTCTGAAGGAAGAAGATTTTCTCTGCagctggaatattttttctctcaATCAGTGTCTGAAAGGAAGACTTCCAATGGTTAAACTTGAGTGGATCCCCACTAAAAATTGTAGGCTCTGGAATGGGAAGCCTATTTGCTGATATAGCCTCAGCCAGGACTTTCACAAGCTCTCTTGTGTCGTTTTGAAGCACACTTCTTGGAGCCACATCCCTTAGTGGTTGTGGGTGCTGATACacaggattcacctgatcaaTTGGTTGCTCAAATGTAGGCagctcagacttatgtggagtaaGCCTTTGGTCTGGATACAACTCATTTTCGTCATAGACTTGAAGCCTTGCTCTGGCCGCGTTCAGTCTTTTTATCTCCTCTAAACGTCCAAGCTCTCTTTTTAAGTCTTCTACAGATCTCTTCCTTGCAGCATTCTCTTCTTGCTGTTTCTTTAAGAGCAAAGCTTCTTGTCTCTCCTTTTCTATCTTACGTTCAGTCTCTTCTCTTTCGCCTTGAAGACGACGAGTTACTGCAGCTACTTCTTCCTCTGCAACGATCTTCTTGTCCTCAACTTCAAGTCTTTGGAGTTTCTCTTGGTGGCACTCTTGCTCAGCCATAATCTTCAACACAGCCTTTGTGGCTGCATACTCAGCAGCGGCTTCTTGTCGTTTAACTGAGGATACATTAGAGCGAATGGAAGTGGCCTTAGAAGACTTAAAGTCTGGAGATGACACACTGGAAATCGTAGATGCGAATACGGAGCGTGCATCCGGCCAAATCAGTTCCTCCTTTGTTCCTTGAATTTGAGATTGCGCGTTGTGTACAACAATCTTGGTGACTGATATACATTTATCCAGCTTGCGGCGCATCTCGTGAGCTGGCCTGTCAATCCTGCGATATTCTTCATAAACATTATTCAGTTCAGATAAATCTCTTTGAATAGTGCTGCTGTGTTCGTGTAGGATGTTACTTGGATCTTGTTTTGTAACTGATTTCTTAGCCACCTTAGTTAAAGCTTTCCAGCGTTCATAAATGCTGTCAAAGCGAATTAGTAGTTCTTTTGTTTTTTCTTTCTGAAATTCTTTTCCCTTTTCCGTTAATGTACGGGCTCTTCCACTTCGTCGAGGCTCTTCAGACTGTACTGCTTCTTGTACAACGCTAGACTCATCTGTCTGCTCTGTCTCTTCTACTGGCTCTACGAGTGATCCTTTACACTGACTCTCTTTACTTCTATGTGACATATTAACTTATTTGAAAGTAACCTGTACACAAGACAGTTGTCTTAAATAAACAGTAGAGTTTACAACAAACATTTTACAAAAAGAAATACTCAAGAGAATAGAATATGCCAAGTTAAGTTATTGTCTTTGAAATTAACCCTTCAGAATAAAGGCAGGCATTATAAAGATTTTGAAATGTTGCAGAATCACTCAAAATAACAGCTTTCTTAAATGCACAAACATAAATCCTCTTCTTAAGTAAATCAATTACTTATATTCAATGAAATAAAGAATTATCAATATCGCTAAATCACTTACATTAATGTCTCTTAATATCTTGTTACACACTGTTATGTTACTTGGCTACACACAGCCCTTTGAAGTCCTTTATATTTTCCAATCCTTGTGTCACCTTTTAAGAACACAACTTAAGTGTCTGACTTACGGACGTCTTCATGAAAGAAAAAACGGATGAACTTGTGTGAGTCCTTTAACACTGAACAGTGGCTTATCTGTGAGTCCGTCTTGACGAGCCGTCTTGCAGAGCAGGTCAGGAAACGATCACGCAGACTCGAGTTCGACTATCACTCCCTCCAGGAAATACACGACGCCGCTGTTCTGGTTACTGATGGATTTATTATTCTACTAAATTCTCCACCGTCATCAATCCACCGTCGAActgtttaaatacatttcaacacaTGCACAAAACACAAGTTGGCGTTCACGTTACAGAAACCTTGCACGTAAATATGCGCTACAAATAATTAACATAATGAACATACCTCGCTGGCTGCACACAACTGAGAGGGAAATGGGTCCACTTAGAAACAAgaatacttgtaaataaacacgtcGTTAATTTAACTTATCTTTCAGAGTACTAAACTTTACCGCCGCTACTTTACCGCGATGTCTGGAACTTGTCACCACTAAAAGCGTCCCAACACAACATAGAATGTACAGATAGTTCCTATCACATAAATACAAGCAAAATCAATATTCAAAATACAAGTtgtacaaataataatgatattatgtaaaacctattaataatgacatgaataacattaataatgacatgaataacatgTATGGCAGTTAAAGTCAGGTAGACCCGAACGGTGCACATCAGACAGAGACCTGTAGGGGAGACAGAGAGTAAATTAGCAGCTGACTGGATGGCGTCAACCTACTGGCGTACGGCTGAAGAGGCAGATGAGTATATCCAAATATTCTTAAACTAGCGGCACCACATCATTGGAAATGATTAATTCGATACAATGCAATTTCACCTTTGAGGACGGACAATGAAGCAAAACTACAAAAATGTGTTGTTTATTCTCCTAAGATATTTGGTTTGGATACTGCTCTCAACTGACTAAAGAAAGTCAGCGCATCATTGAAGGAGATGATCCTGCCGCAGTTTTGTGGCTCACGTTATTCTAATATAGATGGCTTTCTTTCGTAATGGGAAACATTCTTTTCATGCCACTTCGATACCGAAGTGACTTTTTCCTAGCAGCTTACAgtaatttacgcagcaggttaggagaattaacctAGCCGATTAGGAGACTGagattaaggttaggaaaagggttagggttagcgaaaatgctctcctaacctgctacgaaaatcacTTTCTATCGAAGTGGCGGGAAAAGAGTGTGTCCCTTCTTTAATTTATGACCACAaatagtgggtgggtgggtgtgtgtctgcTCTTGAGCCTTCCCTTACCTGAGCAGgttggagaagggggaggagctcCAGAGTTGTTCCTGGCGTAGGATTTCCTTTGAGAAGTAAGGCAGGACCAGAAGGCACTGCAGGGTGGCGTTAAGGAAGCAAGTGTTGCCAATGTTAGGCAACCTGTGAAGAAGAAGCAGCCATCAGTTTACACATAGAGATACAATATCCAGAAACATAGAGtggcctacagtggggaaaaaaagtatttagtcagccaccaattgtttaagttctcccacttaaaaagatgagagaggcctgtcattttcatcataggtacacgtcaactatgacagacaaattgagaaaaaaaaatccagaaaatcacattgtaggattttttatgaatttatctgcaaattatggtggaaaataagtatttggtcacctacaaacaagcaagatttctggctctcacagacctgtaacttcttctttaagaggctcctctgtcctccactcgttacctgtattaatggcacctgtttgaacttgttatcagtataaaagacacctgtccacaacctcaaacagtcacactccaaactccactatggtcaagaccaaagagctgtcaaaggacaccagaaacaaaattgtagacctgcaccaggctgggaagactgaatatgcaataggtaagcagcttggtttgaagaaatcaactgtgggagcaattattaggaaatggaagacatacaagaccactgataatctccctcgatctggggctccacgcaagatctcaccccgtggggtcaaaatgatcacaagaacggtgagcaaaaatcccagaaccacacggggggacctagtgaatgacctgcagagagctgggaccaaagtaacaaagcctaccatcagtaacacaccatgccgccagggactcaaatcctgcattgccagacgtgtccccctgcttaagccagtacatgtccaggcccgtctgaagtttgctagagtgcatttggatgatccagaagaggattgggagaatgtcatatggtcagatgaaaccaaaatataactttttggtaaaaactcaactcatcgtgtttggaggacaaagaatgctgagttgcatccaaagaacaccatacctactgtgaagcatgggggtggtaacttcatgctttggggctgtttttctgcaaagggaccaggacgactgatccgtgtaaaggaaagaatgaatggggccatgtatcgtgagattttgagtgaaaacctccttccatcagcaagggcattgaagatgaaacgtggctgcgtcttttagcatgacaatgatcccaaacacacctcccgggcaacgaaggagtggcttcgtaagaagcatttcaaggtcctggagtggcctagccagtctccagatctcaaccccatagaaaatctttggagggagttgaaagtcagtgttgcccagcgacagccccaaaacatcactgctctagaggagatctgcatggaggaatgggccaaaataccagcaacagtgtgtgaaaaccttgtgaagacttacagaaaacatttggcctgtgtcattgccaacaaggggtatataacaaagtattgagaaacttttgttattgaccaaatacttattttccaccataatttgcaaataaattcataaaaaatcctacaatgtgattttctggaatttcttttctcattttgtctgtcatagttgacatgtacctatgatgaaaattacaggcctctctcatctttttaagtgggagaacttgcacaattggtggctgactaaatactttttttccccactgtatgtcataaaCCTTCATAACTCTAGAATGTGATTACAATGGCAGCCACCTTGGTCAGGGATAAATTCTATGTAATTCTGTGAGTACACAAAGGAGTGGATGTCCTTTAGACCAAGATGACCATAATGCATGGGTTTATAATGATCTAATAAAACTGCCATGCTTGATAGTAAGCCCTGTCCCCATACTATATCAGACATTGATCTCTAAACAATAAAGAGTTTATTTTCAATGCATCTGCAGTGTGTTGTGGTTGCATCTGCGGTGTGTTGTGGTTCACCCAAGATGTTCCATGTTGACCCCTGCCCCCCGTTCTCCTCTGACCCTCTGGTGGCTGATCTGGCCCTGGGAAGAGTCCGGCTTCTGGCGGCTGAGATAGGCCTCTGCGGCCTTGGGCTAGAGTAGTCCTGAAGAGACAGAGGtctggaggaaggagagaaacaggTCTAAAGCCTCCAAAGCAGAGATAGTATCActctacacagtctctctctTAAATACTATAATGTACTATAAACACAGTCTGAGTAGTTATGAATGTATTGCTGTCCATATAAATGCAGTGTCTCAAATAGCCCAGGGTAATAGGTTAGTACTCTCATTATCCACTAGATGGGGTTAGAAGAGCCTAAAACTACAGTTTGAGAAAAATAACTTTCTGGGACTGTGTttatcaagcgtctcagagtacgagtctgatctaggatcagttttgccttttagatcataataaatcagtttattatggacagagaggacctgatcctagattatAACTCATACTCTTGATAAACACTGGCCCTAAACCCACCTCTCCAAGGAGACTCTAGGATGGCACTGtacttattttatttttgtttgaaTTACCTGACAGTTGCGCCCTCTTGGGTGGTGTGTCCATGACGGTCCAGAAGGTtggtaggagagagagaactagtgagGGACACCATTGGAGTGGATTTCACTGGGGAAGGGTGTTTGGCAGGTGaccgggggagagaggggtgtttAGCAGGAGAGCAAGGCTGAGAGGAACATTTAACAGGAGAGggaggtggatggagggaggagagttggTCAGAGGGTGAGGGGACAGAGGTGGAGGAGACATTCCGTTCAGAACGGTCAGGTGGAATTGGAGAGGGGGATGAAGTGCTACTCTCCTTCTTCTTTCTTGTCTTCTGCTCCACATCAATTGAATTGGCTTTCTGCCGTTTTTTCTGTTCTCAAGAAAATGTGACGGGGGGGTCATAAGAATAGGAAGAGGTAGGCCTAAATTAGAGGAACTTAGCTATCTATCCTAAACCTCAATAACTCAGTATATAAAGGTTATGTTGTGTGACATTTGCAAAAGCCAAACTTCATGTACATTTCATGTACACTTTTTATGTATTCGTCAATCAGAAtgtacttttacttttattcTTCCCACTAGGTCTAAGAGAAAAACACTACACCAGAATTTAAGTAGTTGTTAATCGATTAAATGACCTGATTTCATACCTTTTTGCACCAGCAGAAACAAGCCATGTCAATAACCAATGAAGACTGATTCATATCCACATTAACCCATTGTTCAAATTGGCTTCAAGACCATTGTGATGTCATCAGTCACGTATGACACCACCATCTGGTATTACAATCTAGATTTTTTAGAGTTGAAATATCAAATATCTTTTATTGAAGAGCAAAGTTATGCAGTATACATAAAGTATTGTAGATATGCTCCATTGTTTTATTTCCCCCCCACATCTTTAACATATTGTTTAATTGAACATGCCACcacaataaaggcattttaatttgAAGACAAGAGTGCCTTCATCTTCCTTGTTCTTTGTGGGTTGGTCATCGGTTTATTGAAATGCTAAATGCTTTTTCTCTTATTCACCAGAAGATGGACAAAGGGTTGGTCAAAAGAATATTAACAGGAAATAGAGATTTAGCCTAAACCTCAAACAATAACCCATATTGGTTAGGGACAGTTTTCCTTATTCAATATTGCCCTGAGGGCAGCTCTGCCTCAAGGGCAGAATGAATGTGGTTTGTTCAATTAAAGCTCAATGGTCAGTGGGCAGAGCTTACAGCACCCAGTGCGAGTTAAATACACTTGCTAGGTGGTAAATTGGTGTTGGATTTAAGGCATATCACATGGGTTGCCATATGCAAGGTTGCTGGATTGAATTTTGTTTTCTAACCTCGCTCCAACCACTAAACAATTATTTgtacctaaacttaacccaaccctagctcgagtcccagatctgtttgtgctgtcttgcaacTCCTATgtcatggcatgacaatgacatAGGAGAAGAcagacagcacaaactgatctgggactgGGCTAACCCAACCCCTACCCTACTAGCCTTTAACTGAACCAATCACATTTTATAGTGACAGGTCAAATGGGTACAGTAAGGGTGTGGCGTCACTGTAAACATCTTTGATATTAAGCATCTCAATCATATCACGTGAAAGGGAAGGAGTTCACATAGGTCGTTTGGCCACCCGTTACTCTACTCAGAGGACCAAGGTTACATCCGTAACCCAGCGTTTTCAAGTCTGTATTTATTCAAATGGAATACAACTGGAGAGTAACATCAAAAGATACTCGTAGCATCTCTGAATCTTTATGTGGCATTCCTCCTCCAGACCTGATTGAGGGTTAGAAGGCTCCATAACGTCAGCTGCCCAGCTGCTTCCCTTTGCTGTGTTTCCTATTAGGACCGGCATGAATCCCAGACGATAAAGCTTCCTGAGCTGAAAGAGTTACAATGGTTAACAGAATTATCTTAAATTGGATTATCTTACATTTGTTTGTCTTTATTGAAATTGCATGGCATTTTCAATATGCTCActcaatgttcaagaatggcctttttccctttattcagattacaaccactcactttcagttatttgaaaaggaaataatctcccaaatatcactatttctaaaacaagccatagaaagttggttgcaatttcaatttaatactccagaaaacgacagaacaaataatgcaacaaatattgtggttaaactcaaatatactaattgacccaaaaacttttttttaatcaaaatttaaaaaaaaggtaggatcttcgtaaatgatatcatccgtaggactggtggagttatgtcgcacatgcagctaacaaaaacatatggaaatgtctgctctacccaaaattacaaccaaataattgcagccttaccgcaataatggaagaggaaagtggaagggggagaaagtaaggaacttgtctgtcggccttgcattaaagaacataattggttaaggaaaactgtgataaataaaaatgtatatcagtttcatttaaggaccaaaggattgacagccgtcccatatagattgcaaaatagttgggaagagatttttgacgtaccgatcccatggcatagtgtttatgaactgatacgcaaaacgacaccggattcaaaacttagaatctttcaatttaaattattatataaaattcttgctaccaatagaatgttatttatatgggggatacaatcttcccagctctgcagattttgctgcgaagagacagaatcattagatcatttgttttggtactatccatttgtagcttgtttttggacacgggtccaggaatggctaaaggattgcaatatttacctggagctaaccttgcagatagcattactgggtgatctgaaaagtcatagtcaatcgatcaaaaacattaaaaaaatgtttattttcaattcacaatctgtagaaacaatgagaatagaaaggttcagaacttttgaaggacatcacagtacagttgaaatatatatggcaaatagaagtcctatatggatggtgttaagagatagatgggaggtgttgaatggaattgaacgatgggactaataacaactaacaacaaataataacaagataactaataatgtaagcatactgtgtccataataagtatataggttgtaggttgggagcttttgtgaaagagcacagttagaaagatatgacatatagaagcaaaccggatggacatcatgaaaatgatcggagaggttgagagtagaagaagttcaggagaaaaaacaaacaggtagcttaggggcggcaggtagcttagtggttaagagcgttgtgccagtaaccgaaaagttgctggttctaatccccgagcggactaggtgaaaaatctgtcgatgtgcccttgagcaaggcacttaaccctaattgctcatgtaagtcggtctggataagagcgtctgctaaatgactaaaatgtaaataactattgtaaaattgactgtgtccataaaatgtagacaGTAAGTATAAGattgaagtagaggcctaagcattgttgttcactagtttactccaagtagggaaagggtggcggggttggaaagtaataaaggggaataagtatgtgtgtgtgtgtataaatgtgtatatatacagtgggggaaaaaagtatttagtcagctaccaattgtgccagttctcccacttaaaaagatgagagaggcctgtaattttcatcataggtacacgtcaactatgacagacaaattgagaaaacaaaatccagaaaatcacattgtaggatttttaatgaatttatttgcaaattatggtggaaaataagtatttggtcacctacaaacaagcaagatttctggctctcacagacctgtaacttcttctttaagaggctcctctgtcctccactcgttacctgtattaatggcacctgtttgaacttgttatcagtataaaagacacctgtccacaacctcaaacagtcacactccaaactccactatggccaagaccaaagagctgtcaaaggacaccagaaacaaaattgtagacctgcaccaggctgggaagactgaatctgcaataggtaagcagcttggtttgaagaaatcaactgtgggagcaattattaggaaatggaagacatacaagaccactgataatctccctcgatctgtggctccacgca is a window of Coregonus clupeaformis isolate EN_2021a unplaced genomic scaffold, ASM2061545v1 scaf4385, whole genome shotgun sequence DNA encoding:
- the LOC121564685 gene encoding uncharacterized protein LOC121564685 isoform X1, encoding MSHRSKESQCKGSLVEPVEETEQTDESSVVQEAVQSEEPRRSGRARTLTEKGKEFQKEKTKELLIRFDSIYERWKALTKVAKKSVTKQDPSNILHEHSSTIQRDLSELNNVYEEYRRIDRPAHEMRRKLDKCISVTKIVVHNAQSQIQGTKEELIWPDARSVFASTISSVSSPDFKSSKATSIRSNVSSVKRQEAAAEYAATKAVLKIMAEQECHQEKLQRLEVEDKKIVAEEEVAAVTRRLQGEREETERKIEKERQEALLLKKQQEENAARKRSVEDLKRELGRLEEIKRLNAARARLQVYDENELYPDQRLTPHKSELPTFEQPIDQVNPVYQHPQPLRDVAPRSVLQNDTRELVKVLAEAISANRLPIPEPTIFSGDPLKFNHWKSSFQTLIERKNIPAAEKIFFLQKYVGGAAKEAVEGYFLIDSEDSYHAAWDLLKERYGEPFVTAKAFRDKLHAWPKLAPKESADLRKCVDFLRSCEFAIAHNESLKVLNDDIENQKLAAKLPDWLSSRWNRRATQYQLEHRRFPSFNYFVTFLSMEASIACNPITSYNALRQSEPDKAKIKNQTVGAKIFTTNISERNIVTCVLCKKLGHSLHKCFKFIERTVAERVKFIQNERLCFGCLSPGHQSKSCSSRMVCDTCSKRHPTCLHEDRSKQEPKGKTSKDISYGKERKLLSTQ
- the LOC121564685 gene encoding uncharacterized protein LOC121564685 isoform X2 — encoded protein: MISPNDVIKVLESDFSERVEEDATVSQEDLHFLTKLRDEIKHKQDGHYEMPLPFKQDRPNLPNNKSCSVQRLRGLERRLKRDQKYCSDYMNSMKDIIARGDAEKVPEKELNNHPAWYIPHHGVYHPQKPGKIRVVFDCSARFQDTSLNDHLLTGPELTNTLVGVLCKFRKGPIAIMCDVERMFHQFHVRPEDQDYLRFLWWENGDLMSPPSTFRMKVHLFGTASSPGCANFGLKHLAAKGRDQFNQNAVKFIQRNFYVDDGLVSVTSDAEAIQLIKEARGLCSTGKLRLHKFVSNSKHVLKSIPKEECAESVKNLDMALGEPLMERALGVQWCVSSDDFQLRVTVKEHPLTRRGVLSTVASIYDPLGFVAPVILLGKQILQQLCRDKAGWDEPLSEELKTQWESWLQDLQNLSNVRIRRCYIPANFIDVKQYELHHFSDASVTGYWECTYLRTINTNGDVHCSLVMGKARVAPTKVTTIPRLELSAAVVAARTSVVLRKELEIDGLQEHFWTDSKVVLGYINNDARRFHVFVANRIQRIKSTTDSKQWRLARVAQVYPSTDGRVRKVKL